The Brassica rapa cultivar Chiifu-401-42 chromosome A10, CAAS_Brap_v3.01, whole genome shotgun sequence genome segment TAAATTCGTCCACGTCAAGAACCTCTGCAACAATGAGCAGCATCTCAAAGATAAGCAAATAATCAATCAAGAATCTGTATTCCTCAAGCAAAAATAAGTATAGATATTTACCTGGATCGCCTGCGTTGGGTCTCCTCAACGGAAGAGTGATAGGATAATAACTGTAATAATCCTGTAAGGAGAATCCAAGCATCAATCATTCATTAGCATCATCTCGGTATATCGAGTTCGAGATATCATATAACATGTCACTATTGTAGTACTGACCCATGGTTCTTGATACGATATCTCCTGTGGAACATTTGAGCCATGAGCACCAGCTGCACAACAGAAGAAATAATAGATCAACAACAATCATGCGGATTTTTAACAACCTTAAAAGAAGAGACAACATGAGTGTATACCATATCCATTAGAGAACCTATTTGACCTCGCTGAATTCACAACACCACCCATCCAAGCAACTTGAGAAGCAGCAACTGTGATGCATGCCCAAAACAAAAAACTCAAATCACTTGTTCAAACGagttaatacaaaaaaaaagagtcaagCTTCAAGTAAAAGGTATTTACCTTTCTTCTCTCCTTTTGGCCTACGTAATGATCTTTCCTAAAGCACACATTAATCAAAATCCAACAGAACTTAAGAAAATAAACATGAAACGAGATTTAAATTAACTCAAATGTCAAAGCCTTACAGTGACTCTGCGTAGCAACTCCGCAGCTTGTGCACTATTATTATCATCCTCAACCACTTCACTGCACAAAAATTTCGAAAACTCATAAGCCAAATCGACCTTAAAGAACACGCTTTTCTTAATCAGGTCAGTGATTAAAGAAGATGATTACGGTTTAACTTCCGGTTTTGGCACACGCTTCGGCGGAGCTTTTGGCGCGAACTTcatctgaagaagaaaaaatcaaaaaacgaATCTTTTTAGCTGAGCACAAAAGATGATGTCGAAGGTGAAAGATGATATTCGAACGACGAACCTTCCGCACTGGTGGTTTCTGCTCCATTGTTAATTGAGTTTTAAAACCTTTGAGCACAGAAGAAGATTGACTTAATAGTATATAAACGAGAGAAAGGTGTTGAAATCATCGTTTAGAACCTGACCTGCGATTCGAAGACTGGTTGATCGGTGATCGTGAGCTCAATGACGGCGAACGAATTAGCCTGAGAATGAAGATGATCGGCGGTGATGACAATACGTATAGAATTAGGGCCTTTTGTGGGCTAAACGGCGACGTTTTAAAACTTAACCGGGTTGGTTTGGGTTTGCTAAACCCGCCTAATTTGAATTATTAAATGGGCTTGGCCCATTAGACTGGCCTTTCGGTATGTCCTAAACTACGACGTTTTCACCTTAAACCGGGTTGGTTTGCCGCCTTTATTGGGAGTTTAGATTATAAATGGGCCAGGCCTATTTGACAGgcccttttaattttttatctcGGCGAGAGGTTATAGTTTCGCGTCTTCGATACtactcttccttttttttttccgtcgaCACATCTTTTCACCGGCTGGGAAACTACAAATCGTCGTCGTTCTTCTCGTCTGTGAACGCTACCACAATGGCAGAGAGTTCGTCGAGGAAGAACCTCAAACGTTCCTTCTTAGAAGATGAAGATTCCGATAAGCAACCCCCGTAAGTTTACTAACCTTTCCCAAACCCTAATTTTCATCATTCGTCGTTTTAGCTGCCTCTGATTCTCCTATCTCCTTAATCGTTAGGTTGATGCATGATCTTGAACCTGAAATTGATTGCGTAGATTAGAGAAATCGTTATGTGAAGGAATTAATCGGGGTTTCGATTGATTATCTGTCAGTTACAGTGCCTACGTTTTGTATAAAACTCGCGTGCATACGCTAAGATTTGGATTCTCTCTGGCAGAGAAAAGCGAGTACGGTTTCCCAAGGGGAAGAAACCTAAACCTGAGCAGATCGTTGAGGAAGATACCATAGCTCGCCGCCAAGCTCGTGACGCTGCTTTGGAGCGTGCACGGCTTCGCAATCTGAACACTGCTTCCCTCTTTACTGATGATGACGGTGTTGATCATGCCGAGGAGATATATGAGGTAAGGATTTAACTGTCAATAGTTTCTTTTTGGGGATTGAAGCGGATCATTCTGATGTGATGATTATCTTTGTTGTAGAATGATGGGAACCGCACGGAAGATGGGATCCAGATTGAAGCGTTTAGTCTTgatagagagaaagaggaagGATACTTTGATGCTGATGGGAACTATGTTGAGTATGTTAGAGAGAAGGAAGACAAGGTGCGAAGTTAAACATCTTTTAATTGTAAAGTTTAGCTCTGGGGGTGTTTTGTGGATTGTCTTACATGTTTTCTTTTCAGGATGCATGGCTTGACAGTATTGAAATGAATCCAATGTATATTGGACGATCTGCTGCTAATGATAATGAGATGGAAGTAGAAGGTGGGGACGAAAAGCCAGCGGATGAACTTTCTCGAGAAGATATTGGAGTCTTGAAGAGGCGTATTGCTAGCGTCCTTGAACCAGGAGAAACGGTGAGAATCAATTGAGTTTAGTTAGAAATATTAGATTGAGATAGCATTTGTTGATTATGCATAACTTGGATTTTTGTTATGACAGGTCCTGCGTGCTTTAAGGAGGTTGAAAGGGAACACTAATAATCgcaaagagaagatgaattCCGAGACAAAGCTCATCTTTGATCTGCTTACTGAGGATGCCAACAAGCTCATCCAGAATGGCGATTACAGTTAAGTCTCATATAAATTTTGCTATGAAAATATGATGTCTTCCTTCCATTTGCTAACGTTAGTGTCTCTTTTTTTATGTATTGAAGATGTTTATAATGAGGAGCAAGAAGTTTTCCAGCGTGAAGTAGGTTAGAACTACTACTACTTTTTAAAAATCTCATGATATTTCGTTTCTCACAACACTAGGGAGCAGTGAGCTTTGCTTGACTTGTTTTCTCCTCTATGCTGGTATTTTAGATGCATACGAGAGACTGGTTCAAGAAAGAGCAAAAGCTTGTGATATGTTTGGCGATGACGAAGAAGATACAGCTGGAGCCGCGCAACAAGGGGTCACAAATGATGGATCTGATTATGTCTATGACGAGACTTCAGGGTACAGTTTTAAACTCTCATTTCTCTTTTCTAGTTCTCCGTTGATCAGTCAGCTTTTGGGCTAAAGTGTTGTGTTTTGAAGCTCTTTTGTTTTGTCTGAATGCATTTTAAAGCTGTTACAACATACACTTGATGTTTTTCAGGTACTACTACAGCAGCAGCCTTGGTTACTACTATGATCCAAACACTGGACTTTACTGCTATGCAGCAACCGGCAAATGGTAATTTGCTTCCAACGACATTAGAGAATTTTTATCCGTGTGATTTGTCCTCTTAATGAATTTGGTTTCGTATCTGTCTTTTAGGATTCTCACTTGTGAGTATAAAACTATGCATATGCAGGTACAAGTACAACGAAGTGACGAAGGAATATGAAGAGGTGGTTGCAGAAGTTGCTCCGGTGGAAGTTTAATATCGTTAGTCTGTACTTTTGACATAAGATTTCCCCAgttaaaatgttttgtttttagtttgaaaaatgAGCACATTATGACATggttttgaatatatatttcaatttaTCATTTTCGtcatttacatatttagtgTTTTCACAACTGAGAAGAGTAGTACATTGATAAAGATACATTGATCATAATTTCTTAGAAAAACTAGCAGTAAAAAAGTGATTGATCAGTCTAATGTAACGTATAACGATACACGTAGAAGACCACACTCTTGAGAGTATATGTACACTGAGAATTTAGTATCTTGACTATTGGATCTCCACCGTCGGATCCGCCGCCGCTCACTTTTTGAATAGAAAAGAAAAGTTCTGTATCGTAAGGCATGGTCCATGACGCAAGGAGAAGACAAATCTAATATGTATACGTGTCAAATATTTATTGGATAAGCTATTTAATTCGCTGTGTATTTAATAAGgcgttttttctttttcctatcCTCGGTCTCCTTCCAATAAGATatttacaaaaaagaaaagaaaaaaagaaacggaGAAAGAAAATATCGGTTTTGGCTTTCACACGAAGGAAACAAACAGTAAACACAAAGAAGCTTCTCAGTTCGTGCATACTCAGATCGGCTAGGGTTAGGGTTCGTTGATTCTCTTTGGGATTACGGGAGCTAGAGAGATCTCCTTGGTCGATTATTTATTAAGGTTTCTTGTTCGTATGGCGGATCGTGGATCTTTTGGATTTATTAGTCCTCCTCGATTAGGTCTCTTTCCTTCTTCACTGTAGTTTTGGTGTTTCTTTGCTAGCTTCGATTAGGTTTATTTCTGGCTTATGCATTTGGTAGGGCAAGGGAATCGAACCCGTGTCCTTCCATTGTACATGAACTTGATTTACTCCACTTTCTAACTGGTGATGTTAGGCACGTTTGTCAAGATTCTGTATTTTTGTGCCTGCTTGATCTGAAATAAAGTAGTTTTCTGAATTTACGAATTGAAAATTGCAATCTTTTGCGTTATAGTTGCATTGTGGatgttttatttgttaattGGGGGAATTTAAGGTGGTGTTATGTAAGAGAGTAATGGTTTTTTTTTGCGTCTTTATGAAATCGCAGATATGGAACAGCTGTTATCGGAAGCTCAACACAGGTGGCTGAGGCCTGCTGAGATTTGTGAGATCCTTCGGAACTATCACAAGTTTCATATTGCAACTGAGTCTCCCACTCGACCAGCTAGTAAGATTACCACTGCAGGGTATTGAGTTCATGAATCGATGAAGTTGTTCTGTAATCTGACATCAGCTCCCCGGCCCTTGTAGGTGGTTCGCTCTTTCTTTTTGATAGGAAGGTTCTTAGATACTTCAGGAAAGACGGACATAactggaggaagaagaaggatggtAAAACGATTAAAGAAGCTCATGAGAAGCTCAAGGTTAGACTTTACTTTGAGCTGGCCTTAGTAGTTGTGTGTGTTTACAGTAATGGAACCTGTTTACCTTTCTTTACCTCTGGTTCTGGAGTTAGTTAGTTGATAGTGAAGTGTTTCTAAATCGTTGGGAGTAGCATTGTTCAAATGTATATATAGGTAGGAAGCATTGATGTGCTACATTGTTACTATGCACATGGGGAAGGCAACGAGAATTTTCAGAGACGATGCTACTGGATGCTTGAAGTGTGAGTTTGAGTTTGTGTATACTTCAGTTTTTCCTTATTCTGCTGTGTACAGCGCACCTTCATATTTCATAGTTTGTTGTCAGTTTTGTGCttatttctctgttttttttgctGTACTGTTACAGCGAGTTGATGCATATTGTGTTCGTGCACTACTTGGAGGTTAAGGTAAAACTCTTGCTTGTCTGTGCGGTTTACTAGTAGTTTTCTAGTGATCAGTTTCCTTAAGTTCATATTAAACTGTAAATGATGCAGGGAAGCCGGACAAGTATAGGGATGAAAGAAAACAATTCAAATTCTCTAAGTGGCACAGCTTCAGTGAATATTGATTCAGCAGCAAGCCCCACGAGCAGATTGTCATCGTATTGTGAAGATGCTGATTCCggtatttctttctttctatagTTTTGTATGCTTTGTACGTTTTGTTCAAAGATACAGTTCTTTCCTTGGAAGAATCATCTCAGTTTACCTCATCTGTGAGGCGTGATGATTTACATATCTGTAAACATCACATACTCTTAGTTGTgctattaattatattttttcatcaCCACCTTATATCAGTTTTGGCGCAGGTGATAGTCATCAATCAAGCTCTGTCTTGCGAGCATCTCCTGAACCTCAAACTGGTACTTCTCAGATAAACGCTAAGCAAGGATGCTAGCGATAACATATTAGATAGTTACAAGTTTTAGCTCTGTTTTGAATGCTCATCTGTCTTTATGGTTTACAATCTGCATGTTAGATAAGAGTGACTTTCTTTTCCCGTATAGGAAATCGCAACGGTTGGACATCAGCTCCTGGCATGCGTACTGTTTCACAGGTTCATGGGAACAGAGTCGGAGAAACTGATTCCCAGAGATTATTTGATGTCCAGACTTGGGATGCCGTCGATAATTTAGTGACAAGGTATGATCAACCTTGCAACAATTTGTTGCTGGAAGAGCGTACAGACAAAGGTGGAATGTTACCAGCAGAGCATCTAAGAAGTCCTCTTCAAACCCAACTAAATTGGCAGGTAGTGTACTGTTATTACTTATTATGATCATTCATTCAAGAGCTATGCGTAGATATTGTAAAAGGGAATGATGTAGCGTGATGAATAAGCATAGAAATGAGTGATAGTGTCATTAGCCATTTTCTCAGGGTTAAAATTTCTGCCACTGATACATTATAACTACGTTCTCCTGTTTAAATTGTTAACTTATTTATTCAAGCCTGTTTAATTACTGACATGAATAGTAGTGTTTAAGTGCTCTGATTTCTGGATCTTCCATCTCTCTGTAGATTCCAGCTCAGGATGATCTACCATTGCC includes the following:
- the LOC103847204 gene encoding protein LIN1; protein product: MAESSSRKNLKRSFLEDEDSDKQPPEKRVRFPKGKKPKPEQIVEEDTIARRQARDAALERARLRNLNTASLFTDDDGVDHAEEIYENDGNRTEDGIQIEAFSLDREKEEGYFDADGNYVEYVREKEDKDAWLDSIEMNPMYIGRSAANDNEMEVEGGDEKPADELSREDIGVLKRRIASVLEPGETVLRALRRLKGNTNNRKEKMNSETKLIFDLLTEDANKLIQNGDYNVYNEEQEVFQREVDAYERLVQERAKACDMFGDDEEDTAGAAQQGVTNDGSDYVYDETSGYYYSSSLGYYYDPNTGLYCYAATGKWYKYNEVTKEYEEVVAEVAPVEV